The following proteins are co-located in the Podarcis raffonei isolate rPodRaf1 chromosome 5, rPodRaf1.pri, whole genome shotgun sequence genome:
- the SFXN4 gene encoding sideroflexin-4 — protein MDLNWQFWRSEGQTFFQRFLHWVDILDPTLLFIPNKEILISRTLLPSSKENIAESLEDQKIREAWKLSLASVHPCTGETIPFLLRPPAFLPIYAPLVVVTLLPHRKTSSAFICQFLFHYYIAGVSLANGNPPKQDEKKTTEMVFSRKQLLLSFGVITYASCMGALPHYFVTRYDLSPSGQRVFRNFMPGPLTALLCALNVMVTRSSEYENGIEVMDSQGQVIGVSQKAGEKAVEQTALSRAVMFGTAMFFPEAALQLLKRTSSLLRKPFVLNPLRYVLTAAVLGGMVPVSLSWMPPIGKIKTSDLEPEIAASTEETEVFYYKGL, from the exons ATGGATTTGAACTGGCAGTTCTGGAGAAGCGAGGGCCAA ACCTTTTTTCAAAGGTTTCTTCATTGGGTAGATATTTTGGACCCTACGCTCCTGTTTATACCAAAT AAGGAAATCCTCATATCCAGAACCCTTTTGCCAAGTAGTAAAGAAAACATCGCAGAGTCCTTAGAGGACCAAAAG ATAAGAGAAGCCTGGAAGCTGAGTTTG GCTTCTGTACATCCTTGCACTGGCGAAACAATTCCTTTCTTACTTAGGCCTCCAG ctttccTGCCTATTTATGCTCCACTG GTTGTCGTTACTTTATTACCACACAGAAAAACATCGTCAGCTTTTATTTGCCAG TTCCTTTTCCATTACTATATCGCTGGAGTCAGCTTGGCAAATGGGAATCCTCCAAAACAAGACGAGAAGAAAACTACAGAAATG GTGTTTTCACGAAAGCAATTACTTCTCTCCTTTGGGGTGATCACGTATGCCTCCTGCATGGGA GCTCTTCCTCACTACTTTGTAACTCGTTATGACCTGAGTCCTTCCGGGCAGCGCGTCTTCAGGAACTTCATGCCTGGCCCACTTACAG CCCTCTTGTGTGCGTTGAATGTGATGGTAACTAGAAGCAGTGAGTATGAGAACGGGATTGAGGTCATGGACAGCCAAGGCCAGGTCATTGGGGTGTCTCAAAAAGCTGGAGAAAAG GCTGTGGAACAAACAGCGCTATCCAGAGCAGTAATGTTTGGTACAGCAATGTTTTTTCCAGAGGCTGCTCTGCAGCTCTTAAAGCG CACAAGCAGTTTACTTCGAAAGCCATTTGTTTTGAATCCGCTGAGATATGTTTTGACAGCTGCAGTCCTTGGAGGAATGGTACCCGTTTCGCTCAGTTGGATGCCACCGATTGGCAAG ATAAAAACAAGTGATCTTGAACCTGAAATAGCTGCTTCCACGGAAGAAACAGAAGTCTTCTACTACAAAGGACTTTAA
- the DENND10 gene encoding DENN domain-containing protein 10 isoform X2 yields MEVPNSSALKKVTHFSIVLTTKDFNPEKYAAFTRILCRIYLKYGSPAKMMESYISVLTKGICQSEENGSFLSKDFDVRKAYLAGSIKDIVSQFGMEIVILYTALMLKKRIVVYHPRLEAIQEFTRTLPALVWHRQDWSILHSHVHLNDDELEALKTCPGYVAGFIDSEVSNRPDLYDVYVNLAESEITISPQAKEAMTMGKLHKEIGQLIVQSAEDPDKSNSQVVKDISLKTKEILTNLASFTEVLHDGEKPSLNFEALKQKRFPPATENFLYHLAAAEQMLKI; encoded by the exons ATGGAAGTACCAAATTCTTCAGCCTTGAAAAAG GTGACCCATTTTTCCATTGTCCTGACTACCAAAGACTTTAACCCAGAGAAATACGCAGCCTTCACTAGGATCCTCTGTCG AATATACCTGAAGTATGGGAGTCCTGCAAAAATGATGGAGAGCTATATTTCTGTCCTTACAAAGGGGATCTGCCAGAGTGAAGAAAACGGATCTTTCCTGAGCAAAGATTTTGATGTCAGAAAAGCTTACCTTGCAGGCTCAATCAAAG ATATAGTATCTCAATTTGGAATGGAAATAGTCATCCTGTATACTGCACTCATGTTAAAGAAAAGAATTGTAGTATATCACCCCAGATTAGAAGCCATCCAGGAATTTACAAG GACTCTACCAGCCTTAGTGTGGCATCGCCAAGACTGGTCAATCCTTCATTCACATGTACATCTGAATGATGATGAACTGGAAGCATTAAAGACGTGCCCAG GTTATGTTGCTGGATTTATAGACTCAGAAGTGAGCAACAGGCCAGACCTCTATGATGTATATGTGAATCTGGCTGAAAGTGAAATCACCATTTCACCGCAAGCGAAAG AGGCAATGACGATGGGGAAACTCCACAAAGAAATTGGTCAGCTCATCGTTCAGTCCGCAGAAGATCCTGACAAATCAaacagtcaagttgttaag GATATTTCACTGAAGACGAAAGAAATATTGACAAACCTAGCCTCCTTCACAGAGGTCTTGCATGATGGAGAGAAGCCGTCACTTAACTTTGAAGCACTGAAGCAGAAGAGATTTCCACCAGCTACTGAAAATTTCCTCTATCACTTGGCAGCCGCTGAACAAATGCTTAAGATCTGA
- the DENND10 gene encoding DENN domain-containing protein 10 isoform X1 — protein MAETEAQLLLSVGLIEKDTNGDTLWVWCYPSTTTELRDLLLRKCCLTDESKQLRSFAFGQYRLTWFYVTTMEVPNSSALKKVTHFSIVLTTKDFNPEKYAAFTRILCRIYLKYGSPAKMMESYISVLTKGICQSEENGSFLSKDFDVRKAYLAGSIKDIVSQFGMEIVILYTALMLKKRIVVYHPRLEAIQEFTRTLPALVWHRQDWSILHSHVHLNDDELEALKTCPGYVAGFIDSEVSNRPDLYDVYVNLAESEITISPQAKEAMTMGKLHKEIGQLIVQSAEDPDKSNSQVVKDISLKTKEILTNLASFTEVLHDGEKPSLNFEALKQKRFPPATENFLYHLAAAEQMLKI, from the exons atggcagagaccGAGGCTCAGCTGCTGCTGAGTGTGGGGCTGATTG AAAAAGATACCAATGGAGATACTCTGTGGGTCTGGTGCTATCCTTCTACAACAACTGAATTAAGGGACCTCTTGTTGAGAAAATGCTGCCTTACAGATGAAAGCAAACAGCTTCGCTCATTCGCATTTGGTCAATACAGGCTGACGTGGTTTTATGTTACAACCATGGAAGTACCAAATTCTTCAGCCTTGAAAAAG GTGACCCATTTTTCCATTGTCCTGACTACCAAAGACTTTAACCCAGAGAAATACGCAGCCTTCACTAGGATCCTCTGTCG AATATACCTGAAGTATGGGAGTCCTGCAAAAATGATGGAGAGCTATATTTCTGTCCTTACAAAGGGGATCTGCCAGAGTGAAGAAAACGGATCTTTCCTGAGCAAAGATTTTGATGTCAGAAAAGCTTACCTTGCAGGCTCAATCAAAG ATATAGTATCTCAATTTGGAATGGAAATAGTCATCCTGTATACTGCACTCATGTTAAAGAAAAGAATTGTAGTATATCACCCCAGATTAGAAGCCATCCAGGAATTTACAAG GACTCTACCAGCCTTAGTGTGGCATCGCCAAGACTGGTCAATCCTTCATTCACATGTACATCTGAATGATGATGAACTGGAAGCATTAAAGACGTGCCCAG GTTATGTTGCTGGATTTATAGACTCAGAAGTGAGCAACAGGCCAGACCTCTATGATGTATATGTGAATCTGGCTGAAAGTGAAATCACCATTTCACCGCAAGCGAAAG AGGCAATGACGATGGGGAAACTCCACAAAGAAATTGGTCAGCTCATCGTTCAGTCCGCAGAAGATCCTGACAAATCAaacagtcaagttgttaag GATATTTCACTGAAGACGAAAGAAATATTGACAAACCTAGCCTCCTTCACAGAGGTCTTGCATGATGGAGAGAAGCCGTCACTTAACTTTGAAGCACTGAAGCAGAAGAGATTTCCACCAGCTACTGAAAATTTCCTCTATCACTTGGCAGCCGCTGAACAAATGCTTAAGATCTGA
- the PRDX3 gene encoding thioredoxin-dependent peroxide reductase, mitochondrial, whose product MAAVTGALGRLLRPSVFPWRACAAAGRCLTAAAAAGGRKCADGAAPAFPRRHFSTSSSRFVPAVTQHAPYFKGTAVVNGDFKELSLDDFKGKYLVLFFYPLDFTFVCPTEIVAFSDKANEFHQVNCEVVGVSVDSHFTHLAWINTPRKNGGLGHMNIPLLSDLTKQISRDYGVLLEGPGLALRGLFLIDPNGIIKHLSINDLPVGRSVEETLRLVKAFQFVETHGEVCPADWTPHSPTIKPNPEESKEYFEKVNK is encoded by the exons ATGGCTGCTGTCACGGGGGCGCTAGGAAGGTTACTGAGGCCCTCG GTCTTCCCCTGGAGGGCGTGCGCCGCTGCCGGAAGGTGCCTTACAGCCGCCGCGGCTGCAGGAGGGCGGAAGTGCGCGGACGGTGCGGCGCCCGCTTTTCCTCGGCGGCATTTCAGCACTA GTTCTTCAAGGTTTGTTCCTGCTGTCACCCAGCATGCTCCCTATTTCAAGGGTACAGCTGTGGTTAATGGGGATTTCAAAGAGCTGAGTTTAGATGACTTTAAAGGAAAATATCTGGTTCTTTTCTTCTACCCTTTGGACTT CACGTTCGTGTGCCCAACAGAGATTGTCGCCTTCAGCGACAAAGCTAACGAATTCCATCAGGTGAACTGCGAGGTAGTTGGTGTGTCGGTGGATTCTCACTTTACTCACCTCGCCTGGATAAATACACCACGAAAG aATGGCGGCTTGGGGCACATGAATATCCCACTTCTGTCAGACTTAACGAAACAGATCTCTCGAGATTATGGTGTGCTTTTGGAAGGGCCTGGTCTTGCATTAAG GGGTCTTTTTTTAATTGATCCTAATGGAATTATCAAGCACTTGAGCATCAATGACCTCCCTGTTGGTCGAAGCGTAGAGGAAACACTTCGCTTGGTGAAGGCGTTCCAGTTTGTAGAAACGCATGGAGAAGTCTGTCCAGCAGATTGGACTCCACATTCCCCCACG ATCAAGCCAAATCCAGAAGAATCAAAGGAGTATTTTGAGAAAGTAAATAAGTAA